One Thermococcus eurythermalis DNA segment encodes these proteins:
- the radB gene encoding DNA repair and recombination protein RadB, with protein sequence MLSTGSRKLDELLGGGFAPGVLTQIYGPYATGKTTLAVQTGILSGKKVAYVDTEGGFSPERLKQMAEARNLDPEETLSRFILFTPADFTEQRRVIGSLKKVVDESFSLVVVDSITAHYRAEENRMGLLTDLSRQLQVLLWIARKQNIPVLVINQVHYDSRLERTRPVAEQTLGYRCKDILRLDKLPKPGLRLAILERHRFRPEGIMVYFRITEKGIEDVGE encoded by the coding sequence ATGCTATCCACGGGCTCACGGAAGCTCGACGAACTGCTGGGGGGAGGCTTCGCCCCCGGCGTTCTCACCCAGATTTACGGCCCCTATGCTACCGGGAAGACGACCTTAGCCGTTCAAACAGGAATTCTAAGCGGTAAGAAGGTCGCCTACGTGGACACAGAGGGAGGCTTTTCTCCCGAACGGCTGAAGCAGATGGCAGAAGCGAGAAACCTCGACCCCGAGGAAACACTGTCGCGCTTCATACTCTTTACACCTGCAGACTTCACGGAGCAGAGAAGGGTTATAGGCTCGCTGAAGAAGGTCGTTGACGAGTCCTTCTCGCTCGTCGTGGTGGATTCCATAACCGCCCACTATAGGGCCGAGGAGAACAGGATGGGCCTCCTGACCGACCTGAGCAGGCAACTCCAAGTTCTCCTCTGGATTGCAAGGAAGCAAAACATACCCGTCCTCGTAATCAACCAGGTGCACTACGACAGCCGACTAGAGAGAACGAGGCCAGTTGCGGAACAAACCCTCGGCTACCGCTGTAAGGACATTTTGAGACTCGACAAGCTCCCGAAGCCGGGCCTAAGACTAGCTATCCTCGAAAGGCACCGCTTCCGCCCCGAGGGCATAATGGTCTACTTCAGGATTACAGAAAAGGGCATTGAAGACGTTGGTGAATGA
- a CDS encoding ATP-binding protein gives MFYDRERELEKLNEVYSFPGSSFLVIYGRRRVGKTALAREFLSDKLGLYFFVGEKDEALLLEEYSREIEEKLSRYLPPYVKPKFGSLEELVEFLLDYSRERKLVVVFDEFQNFRTVKPSFFSSLQRLWDEKKETSNLMLIVIGSYVGMIKRIFMDRKEPLFGRVDEWVKLKPFDFWTSFNFVRSLVDVPPKDFVELYSALGGMPRYLLYVPRYYHGGSLEALKALFFDEFAPLREEGLNVLKLEFGRFYRAHFSILEAVSLGYVTPKEISDKTGMKLLTVGKYLSELTNHFEYLKREVPVTENPLKTRKVAYRISDEFFNFWFRFVYHNYTALEEDPRRVFERFKTEFPAFVGKTYERIALDFVRGLDLGFRPERVGRWWQGGEEIDVVAYDRKNVVLFEVKWRDLSLRDARKVLNSLERKAELLPLKGNYRFGIIARELEDKEELRKEGVLAFDLSDIIHQRLQCPFL, from the coding sequence ATGTTTTACGACAGGGAACGCGAGCTTGAGAAGCTCAACGAGGTTTACTCCTTTCCTGGCTCAAGCTTTCTCGTAATTTACGGCAGGAGGCGGGTTGGAAAGACAGCCCTGGCCAGGGAGTTCCTGAGTGATAAACTTGGCCTCTACTTCTTCGTTGGCGAGAAGGACGAAGCGTTGCTCCTCGAGGAGTACTCGCGCGAGATTGAGGAGAAGCTTTCCCGCTACCTTCCCCCTTACGTGAAACCAAAGTTCGGCTCCCTGGAGGAGCTGGTTGAGTTCCTGCTCGACTACTCGCGGGAGAGAAAGCTTGTTGTGGTCTTCGACGAGTTCCAGAACTTCAGGACGGTTAAACCTTCTTTCTTCTCCTCCCTCCAGAGGCTCTGGGACGAGAAAAAGGAGACCTCAAACCTCATGCTTATAGTCATAGGCTCGTACGTCGGCATGATTAAGCGCATCTTCATGGACAGAAAAGAGCCCCTCTTCGGCAGGGTGGACGAGTGGGTTAAGCTGAAGCCCTTTGACTTCTGGACTTCATTTAACTTCGTGCGCTCTCTTGTTGATGTTCCACCGAAGGATTTCGTTGAGCTGTACTCGGCTTTGGGCGGAATGCCAAGGTACCTCCTCTACGTCCCGCGCTACTACCATGGAGGCTCTCTTGAGGCTCTGAAGGCGCTATTCTTCGACGAGTTCGCCCCTCTGAGGGAAGAAGGTTTAAACGTCCTCAAGCTGGAGTTCGGCAGGTTCTACCGCGCTCACTTCTCAATCCTCGAAGCGGTCAGCCTCGGCTACGTTACGCCCAAGGAGATAAGCGACAAAACTGGTATGAAGCTCCTCACCGTTGGCAAGTACCTCAGCGAGCTGACGAACCACTTCGAGTACCTGAAGAGGGAAGTTCCCGTCACCGAGAACCCGCTGAAGACGAGGAAGGTGGCCTATCGCATAAGCGACGAGTTCTTCAACTTCTGGTTCCGCTTCGTTTACCACAACTACACCGCCCTTGAGGAGGACCCCAGAAGGGTCTTCGAGCGCTTTAAAACTGAGTTTCCTGCCTTCGTTGGCAAAACCTACGAGAGAATTGCCCTGGACTTCGTGAGAGGGCTCGACCTCGGCTTCAGGCCCGAGCGCGTTGGCAGGTGGTGGCAGGGGGGAGAAGAGATAGACGTGGTCGCCTACGACCGGAAAAACGTTGTTCTCTTCGAGGTGAAGTGGAGGGACCTGAGCCTGAGAGACGCGAGGAAGGTTTTGAATTCCCTTGAGAGGAAAGCGGAACTTCTCCCGCTCAAAGGGAATTACAGGTTCGGCATTATAGCGAGGGAGCTTGAGGATAAGGAGGAGCTGAGAAAAGAGGGCGTCCTGGCCTTCGACCTCAGCGATATCATTCACCAACGTCTTCAATGCCCTTTTCTGTAA
- a CDS encoding DUF402 domain-containing protein — protein sequence MSTDTGLTVRIRGIYSTALTKLFLDRGFGISQPSNKIVERFGLEKTYDEFDVDIYDKKDRHGVVLVGNAVEEAKAVLEEELIDVFFRRLPYQLYGIYKGLVVKVDERYVYVDLGSAIGTLPKNELPRANEGDEVLVQVKKHNLLPHLSTTLTIPGDYAVLIPKPIGAQRHVKISRKIRDNQERERLRILGLSIDLGEWGILWRTAAAYKDWNTLRDEIVRLSKLADRLAKADTYFAPSLIIEGRNIYEVEFGGGAKKKLDEIRNKVVPTVEGHHQLKAKDPELGFAVEIAEGILAKVPGQRMKVNRGFWEALIENKGPRRGWLFSLDHVKPDGQRIRIGPGEVLEVSHNPLKVTIKRHLKPGKFYDGLDLPIEFGDYAITEIEAGKWWFVHRYYDKNGNLKGEYYNINTPVEIYPDGARYVDLEVDIVKWPDGTKEIIDKEKLAEHYEEGIISEKLYKAVLRITQEVYERI from the coding sequence GTGTCTACAGACACAGGGCTTACGGTTAGGATTCGGGGCATCTACTCAACGGCCCTAACGAAACTCTTCCTCGACAGGGGCTTCGGCATAAGCCAGCCGAGCAACAAGATAGTCGAGCGCTTCGGCCTTGAGAAGACCTACGACGAGTTCGACGTTGACATCTACGATAAGAAGGACAGGCACGGCGTCGTTCTCGTTGGAAACGCCGTTGAGGAGGCCAAGGCCGTCCTGGAGGAGGAGCTGATTGATGTTTTCTTCAGGAGACTTCCCTACCAGCTTTACGGCATCTACAAGGGTCTCGTTGTTAAGGTTGATGAGCGGTACGTTTACGTTGACCTCGGGAGCGCGATAGGAACCCTCCCCAAGAACGAGCTCCCGAGGGCGAACGAAGGGGACGAGGTTCTCGTTCAGGTGAAGAAGCACAACCTCCTGCCACACCTCAGCACTACCCTAACTATTCCAGGCGACTACGCCGTTTTGATTCCCAAGCCGATAGGGGCCCAGAGGCACGTGAAGATTTCGAGGAAGATAAGGGACAACCAGGAGCGCGAGAGGCTCAGAATCCTCGGCCTGAGCATAGACCTCGGCGAGTGGGGAATCCTCTGGAGAACCGCCGCGGCCTACAAGGACTGGAACACCCTGAGGGACGAGATAGTCAGGCTTTCAAAGCTCGCCGACAGACTGGCCAAGGCTGACACCTACTTCGCGCCGTCGCTCATCATCGAGGGCAGGAACATCTACGAGGTCGAGTTCGGTGGCGGTGCCAAGAAGAAGCTCGACGAGATAAGGAACAAGGTCGTCCCGACCGTGGAGGGCCACCACCAGCTCAAGGCTAAAGACCCCGAACTCGGCTTCGCGGTTGAGATAGCGGAGGGAATCCTCGCCAAGGTTCCCGGCCAGAGGATGAAGGTGAACCGGGGCTTCTGGGAGGCTCTGATAGAGAACAAGGGGCCGAGGAGGGGCTGGCTCTTCAGCCTCGACCACGTCAAGCCCGACGGTCAGAGGATAAGGATTGGGCCGGGAGAAGTTCTGGAGGTCAGCCACAACCCGCTCAAGGTCACGATAAAGAGGCACCTCAAGCCCGGTAAGTTCTACGACGGCCTCGACCTGCCGATAGAGTTCGGCGACTACGCCATAACAGAGATTGAGGCCGGCAAGTGGTGGTTCGTGCACCGCTACTACGACAAGAACGGCAACCTGAAGGGCGAGTACTACAACATCAACACTCCCGTTGAGATTTACCCCGATGGAGCGCGCTACGTTGACCTCGAGGTTGACATCGTTAAATGGCCAGATGGAACGAAGGAGATAATCGACAAGGAGAAGTTAGCGGAACACTACGAGGAGGGTATAATAAGCGAGAAGCTCTACAAGGCCGTGCTGAGGATTACACAGGAGGTCTACGAGAGGATTTGA
- the moaA gene encoding GTP 3',8-cyclase MoaA, translating to MTLYDRFGRPVTNLRISLTQECNFRCFFCHREGQRFLAANEMTPEEIERLVRIASRFGIRKVKLTGGEPTVREDILEIVRRIKPYVIDLSMTTNGSRLKELAKPLAKAGLDRVNVSLHSLKPDVYRRITGVDMLETVLEGIEEAVKYLSPVKLNMTVMRGLNDGEIWDMVKFAAKTGAILQLIELEAPREMTETKFFKKYFYPLRPVEKELEKRAVEIRERTMHRRRKYFIPTDYGIAEVEVVRAMHNTVFCANCTRLRVTSDGKFKTCLLRKDDLIDFLTAMRNGASDEEIAEILHQAVLMREPYWK from the coding sequence ATGACCCTCTACGACCGCTTTGGAAGGCCAGTAACGAACCTCAGGATTTCGCTCACGCAGGAGTGCAACTTCCGCTGCTTCTTCTGCCACCGCGAGGGCCAGAGGTTTTTGGCCGCGAATGAAATGACCCCCGAGGAAATCGAGAGGCTCGTCAGGATAGCTTCCCGCTTTGGGATAAGGAAGGTTAAGCTCACAGGCGGTGAGCCGACCGTTAGGGAGGACATCCTCGAAATCGTTCGGAGGATAAAGCCCTACGTGATTGACCTGAGCATGACGACCAACGGGAGCCGGCTTAAGGAGCTCGCAAAGCCACTCGCAAAAGCGGGACTCGACAGGGTGAACGTCTCACTCCACAGCCTCAAACCGGACGTTTACCGCAGGATTACCGGCGTTGACATGCTTGAAACCGTTCTGGAGGGCATAGAGGAGGCCGTGAAGTATCTCAGCCCCGTCAAGCTCAACATGACGGTCATGAGGGGCCTCAACGACGGCGAGATATGGGACATGGTCAAGTTCGCCGCGAAGACTGGAGCAATACTCCAGCTGATAGAGCTCGAAGCGCCGAGGGAGATGACCGAGACCAAGTTCTTTAAGAAGTACTTCTATCCGCTCAGGCCGGTTGAGAAGGAGCTCGAAAAGAGAGCCGTTGAAATCCGCGAGAGAACGATGCACAGGCGGAGGAAGTACTTCATCCCGACCGACTACGGCATAGCCGAGGTCGAGGTCGTTAGGGCGATGCACAACACGGTCTTCTGCGCCAACTGCACCCGCTTGAGGGTCACTTCCGACGGCAAGTTCAAGACGTGTCTGCTGAGGAAGGACGACCTTATAGACTTCCTAACGGCGATGAGGAACGGCGCAAGCGATGAAGAAATCGCGGAAATACTCCACCAGGCCGTCCTGATGAGAGAGCCTTATTGGAAATAG